Proteins from a single region of Azospira inquinata:
- the hfq gene encoding RNA chaperone Hfq: MSNKGQLLQDPFLNTLRREHVPVSIYLVNGIKLQGQVESFDQYVVLLKNTVTQMVYKHAISTVVPARPVNIQQEQTTAES; encoded by the coding sequence ATGAGCAATAAAGGGCAACTCCTACAAGACCCCTTCCTCAACACTTTGCGCCGTGAGCATGTGCCCGTTTCCATTTATCTGGTGAACGGCATCAAGCTTCAAGGCCAGGTGGAGTCTTTTGACCAGTATGTGGTCCTCTTGAAAAACACCGTCACCCAAATGGTTTACAAACACGCCATTTCCACCGTGGTTCCGGCCCGTCCGGTGAATATCCAACAGGAGCAGACCACTGCTGAATCCTGA
- the der gene encoding ribosome biogenesis GTPase Der — MKPTLVLVGRPNVGKSTLFNRLTKSRDALVADLPGLTRDRHYGHGKLGSKPFLVVDTGGFEPLAKDGIMHEMARQTEQAIAEADVVVFVVDGRVGLTTLDKEIANKLRRTQRSVLVAVNKAEGLDRGVVSADFHELGLGDPYAISAAHGEGVRDLLELALEPYPEPDPDEEKDEVPRVAIVGRPNVGKSTLINALIGEERVIAFDMPGTTRDSIFVDVERNGRPYTLIDTAGLRRRGKVFEAVEKFSVVKTLQAIEDANVVVLVLDARQDISEQDAHIAGFILESGRALVVAVNKWDGLDPYVRERTKAELERKLKFLDFAKFHYISAQQGQGLDTLFRSVDGAYRSAMMKLPTPKLTRLLIDAVARQAPPRHGLNRPKLRYAHQGGSNPPLVVVHGNALEHLADSYKRYLEHYFREGFKLQGTPLRIQFNVTHNPYAERGERKLTKPSDTFKKNLKRKS; from the coding sequence GTGAAGCCCACGCTGGTTTTGGTCGGACGTCCCAACGTGGGCAAGTCCACCCTCTTCAATCGCCTGACCAAAAGTCGGGACGCCCTGGTGGCCGATCTTCCTGGCCTGACCCGGGATCGCCATTACGGTCACGGCAAGCTGGGCAGCAAGCCCTTCCTGGTGGTGGATACGGGGGGCTTTGAGCCCCTGGCCAAGGACGGCATCATGCACGAAATGGCCCGCCAGACCGAGCAGGCCATTGCGGAAGCCGATGTGGTGGTGTTCGTGGTGGATGGCCGGGTAGGTTTGACGACCCTGGATAAGGAAATCGCCAACAAACTGCGCCGTACCCAGCGCTCGGTGCTGGTGGCCGTCAACAAGGCGGAAGGCCTGGACCGGGGCGTGGTGTCCGCAGATTTCCACGAACTGGGGCTGGGGGATCCCTACGCCATCTCCGCTGCCCACGGGGAAGGGGTGAGGGATCTGCTGGAACTGGCTCTGGAGCCCTATCCGGAGCCTGATCCGGATGAGGAAAAGGATGAAGTGCCCCGGGTGGCCATCGTGGGCCGTCCCAATGTGGGCAAGAGCACCCTGATCAATGCCCTGATCGGGGAAGAGCGGGTGATTGCCTTCGACATGCCCGGTACCACCCGGGACTCCATTTTTGTGGATGTGGAACGGAATGGGCGCCCCTATACCCTGATCGACACCGCCGGGCTGCGGCGTCGGGGCAAGGTGTTTGAAGCCGTGGAAAAGTTTTCCGTGGTGAAGACCCTGCAAGCCATTGAAGACGCCAACGTGGTGGTGCTGGTGCTGGACGCCCGCCAGGATATTTCCGAGCAGGATGCCCATATTGCGGGCTTCATCCTGGAATCGGGCCGGGCCCTGGTGGTGGCGGTAAACAAGTGGGACGGCCTGGACCCCTATGTGCGGGAGCGCACCAAGGCGGAACTGGAACGCAAACTGAAATTCCTGGATTTCGCCAAGTTCCACTACATTTCTGCCCAGCAGGGTCAGGGCCTGGATACCCTGTTCCGCTCCGTGGATGGGGCCTACCGCAGCGCCATGATGAAGCTGCCCACCCCTAAGCTGACCCGCCTCCTCATCGACGCCGTGGCCCGTCAGGCGCCGCCCCGGCACGGTCTCAACCGGCCCAAGCTGCGCTACGCTCACCAAGGGGGCTCCAATCCGCCCCTGGTGGTGGTGCACGGCAATGCCCTGGAACATCTGGCGGACAGTTACAAACGTTACCTGGAACATTATTTCCGGGAAGGGTTCAAACTCCAGGGTACGCCGCTACGTATCCAGTTCAACGTGACCCACAATCCCTATGCGGAGCGGGGGGAACGGAAGCTCACCAAGCCCTCGGACACCTTCAAGAAAAACCTGAAGCGAAAGTCCTGA
- a CDS encoding DUF2065 domain-containing protein yields the protein MANSLLLAFALMLVLEGLLPLLAPQAWKESFRRLIQLKDGQIRFIGLVSLATGFILLMIFK from the coding sequence ATGGCGAATTCCCTGCTTCTGGCTTTTGCCCTGATGCTGGTGCTGGAAGGGCTCTTGCCCCTGCTGGCGCCCCAGGCGTGGAAGGAGTCCTTCCGCCGCCTGATCCAGCTCAAGGACGGGCAGATTCGCTTTATCGGCCTGGTGTCTTTGGCAACAGGCTTTATTCTGTTGATGATATTTAAATGA
- the hflC gene encoding protease modulator HflC, with protein sequence MNNSLKFVLGLVVGVLVLAALCLFTVDQRRYAIVFQLGEVKQVITQPGLNFKWPLIQNVRYFDRRILTLDSPDPERFITSEKKNVLVDSFVKWRIVDPKLYYISVGGDEERARIRLSQTVNAGLREEFGKRTVHDVVSGARDVIMDDMRAKADQDARKIGVQIVDVRLKRVELPEEVSESVYRRMEAERKRVANELRSQGYAEAEKIRADADRQREVIVAEAYRDAEKIKGEGDAKAAAIYGQAFNKNPEFYAFYRSMEAYRASFKDKSDVLVLEPNSDFLKYMKGPGGAHHGK encoded by the coding sequence ATGAACAATAGTCTGAAATTCGTCCTCGGCCTGGTAGTGGGCGTGCTGGTGCTTGCCGCCCTGTGCCTCTTTACCGTGGATCAGCGCCGTTACGCCATCGTCTTCCAACTGGGGGAAGTGAAGCAGGTCATCACCCAGCCGGGCTTGAACTTTAAATGGCCGTTGATCCAGAACGTCCGCTATTTCGACCGGCGCATCCTGACCCTGGACAGCCCGGACCCGGAACGCTTCATCACCTCCGAAAAGAAAAACGTGCTGGTGGATTCCTTCGTCAAATGGCGCATCGTGGATCCCAAGCTCTACTACATCTCCGTGGGCGGCGATGAGGAACGGGCCCGTATCCGCCTGTCCCAGACCGTCAATGCGGGGCTGCGGGAAGAGTTCGGCAAGCGCACCGTCCATGACGTGGTGTCCGGCGCCCGGGACGTGATCATGGACGACATGCGGGCCAAAGCTGACCAGGATGCCCGGAAAATCGGCGTTCAGATCGTGGATGTGCGCTTAAAGCGGGTGGAGCTGCCGGAAGAGGTGAGCGAATCCGTCTATCGGCGCATGGAAGCGGAACGGAAGCGGGTCGCCAATGAGCTCCGCTCCCAGGGCTACGCGGAGGCGGAAAAAATCCGCGCCGACGCGGACCGGCAGCGGGAAGTGATCGTGGCCGAAGCTTACCGGGACGCGGAAAAGATCAAAGGGGAGGGGGATGCCAAGGCGGCGGCCATTTATGGCCAGGCCTTCAACAAAAATCCCGAGTTCTACGCCTTCTACCGCAGCATGGAAGCCTATCGGGCCTCCTTCAAGGATAAGAGCGACGTGCTGGTGCTGGAACCCAATTCCGACTTCCTGAAATACATGAAAGGACCCGGGGGCGCCCATCACGGCAAGTGA
- the hflX gene encoding GTPase HflX, whose translation MFERPGKGQGDGAPEKERALLIQVDFGREAVGESLEELQLLATSAGAEVAETLIVRRSAPDPATYIGKGKVQDIAALVSTYQASLVIFNHELSPGQERNLEKAMACRVIDRTSLILDIFAQRAKSAEGKLQVELAQLEHLATRLVRGWTHLERQRGGIGLRGPGETQLETDRRLLGIRVKYLKERLVKLSKQRGVQRRARARREVLSVSLVGYTNAGKSTLFNVLTKAGVYAADQLFATLDTTSRKVWLAEAGSVVVSDTVGFIRDLPHSLVEAFKATLEATADADLLLHVVDSASPVRDEQIAEVNKVLEEIGALGVPQILVLNKTDLTGLPAAVERDECGRIRHVRLSAKMGEGLDLLRSALAEFARDKSRGGAGGPTSDGESTADAADINASSPK comes from the coding sequence ATGTTTGAGCGTCCGGGCAAAGGGCAGGGGGACGGCGCACCCGAAAAAGAGCGGGCCCTGCTGATCCAGGTGGATTTTGGCCGGGAGGCGGTGGGGGAATCCCTGGAAGAACTCCAGCTTCTGGCCACCTCCGCTGGCGCCGAAGTGGCGGAAACCCTGATTGTGCGGCGCAGTGCCCCGGATCCGGCCACCTATATCGGCAAGGGCAAAGTGCAGGACATTGCCGCCCTAGTGTCCACCTACCAGGCTTCCCTGGTGATTTTCAACCATGAGCTGTCCCCCGGCCAGGAACGGAACCTGGAAAAGGCCATGGCCTGCCGGGTCATCGATCGGACCAGCCTGATCCTGGATATTTTCGCCCAGCGGGCCAAGAGCGCCGAGGGCAAGCTCCAAGTGGAACTGGCCCAGCTGGAACATTTGGCTACCCGCTTGGTGCGGGGCTGGACCCACTTGGAACGGCAGCGGGGCGGTATCGGTTTGCGGGGCCCGGGGGAAACCCAGTTGGAAACGGACCGCCGTCTGCTGGGTATCCGGGTCAAATACCTCAAAGAACGTCTGGTCAAACTGTCCAAACAACGGGGGGTGCAGCGCCGCGCCCGGGCGCGGCGGGAAGTGCTGAGTGTGTCCCTGGTGGGCTATACCAATGCGGGCAAATCCACCCTGTTTAATGTGCTGACCAAGGCCGGGGTTTATGCGGCGGACCAGCTTTTTGCCACCCTGGATACCACTTCCCGCAAGGTCTGGCTGGCAGAGGCGGGGTCCGTGGTGGTCTCCGACACTGTGGGTTTTATCCGGGACCTGCCCCATTCCCTGGTGGAAGCCTTTAAAGCCACCCTGGAAGCCACGGCGGACGCGGACCTGCTCCTCCATGTGGTGGATTCCGCTTCCCCCGTGCGGGATGAGCAGATCGCCGAGGTGAATAAGGTGCTAGAAGAAATCGGTGCCCTGGGGGTTCCCCAGATACTGGTGCTCAACAAGACAGACCTCACCGGCCTGCCGGCGGCGGTGGAGCGGGACGAGTGTGGTAGAATCCGGCACGTCCGCTTGAGCGCGAAAATGGGCGAAGGCCTGGATCTTCTCCGTTCGGCACTAGCCGAGTTCGCACGGGACAAGTCACGGGGCGGCGCCGGCGGCCCAACTTCCGATGGCGAATCAACGGCGGATGCCGCCGACATCAACGCGAGTTCCCCGAAATGA
- a CDS encoding LysR family transcriptional regulator, protein MALDDLQLFLAVAEGEGFTAAARRLGLPKSTLSRAVARLEERLGQRLCERSTRHLRLTEAGKLLEEQTRPLVGRLGELLDYAQSRQDTPQGLLRIAAPYEFGVLRLGDVLADVLVRYPGLEAEVDLSSRVPDPRAEDYDIVFRIQSGPLPDSEQVARRIYAVARGLYGSPGLLARYGEPRCLADLAAWPCLPSPDELVWSLRRGDGKIEELRPSGPLRAQNVGMRLRGVRAGLGAAILASAYCRDALAAKAIVPLLPGYQIPPVRVYALLPGRRLMPAKVRVFLDALAEELAELDAERPAL, encoded by the coding sequence ATGGCCCTGGATGATCTTCAGCTATTTCTCGCCGTGGCGGAAGGGGAGGGCTTTACCGCCGCCGCTCGGCGTCTGGGCTTGCCCAAATCCACCCTGAGCCGGGCCGTGGCCCGCCTGGAGGAGCGCCTGGGCCAGCGCCTCTGCGAACGGAGCACCCGCCATCTGCGCCTCACCGAGGCGGGTAAGCTGCTGGAGGAACAAACCCGGCCCCTGGTGGGCCGTCTGGGGGAACTGCTGGATTACGCCCAGAGCCGTCAGGACACCCCCCAGGGCCTGCTCCGTATCGCCGCTCCCTATGAATTCGGCGTGCTGCGCCTGGGAGACGTGCTGGCCGACGTGCTGGTGCGCTATCCGGGGCTGGAGGCGGAGGTGGATTTGTCCTCCCGGGTGCCCGATCCCCGGGCCGAGGATTACGACATCGTTTTCCGTATCCAGTCCGGCCCCCTGCCGGATAGTGAACAGGTGGCCCGGCGCATTTATGCCGTGGCCCGGGGCCTGTACGGCTCCCCTGGCCTCCTGGCCCGCTACGGGGAGCCTCGTTGTTTGGCCGATCTGGCCGCCTGGCCCTGCCTGCCCAGCCCGGATGAGCTGGTCTGGTCCCTGCGCCGGGGGGATGGGAAAATCGAGGAACTGCGGCCTTCCGGCCCCCTGCGGGCCCAGAATGTGGGGATGCGGCTCCGGGGGGTGCGGGCCGGACTGGGGGCGGCCATCCTGGCCAGCGCCTATTGCCGGGACGCCCTGGCGGCCAAGGCCATCGTGCCCCTCCTGCCTGGCTACCAGATCCCTCCGGTACGGGTGTATGCCCTGTTGCCCGGTCGCCGCCTCATGCCCGCCAAGGTCCGGGTGTTTCTCGACGCCCTGGCGGAGGAACTGGCGGAACTGGACGCAGAACGCCCCGCCCTTTAA
- a CDS encoding adenylosuccinate synthase, with translation MAKNVVVVGTQWGDEGKGKIVDWLTDNAQGVVRFQGGHNAGHTLVVGDKVYKLNLVPSGIVREGVTCYIGNGVVLDIHHLLKEIDGLEAGGIEVASRLKVSPGCPLILPYHSAIDRAREAAKCADQKIGTTGKGIGPAYEDKVARRALRVYDLFHPERFAEKLKEVLAYHNFILTQYLGAEAVDYQQVYDQAMADAERIRPMVADISAALYAVNKAGQNLLFEGAQGTLLDIDHGTYPFVTSSNCVAGQAAAGSGIGPGMLHYILGITKAYCTRVGGGPFPSELEIDAEGCPGYQMSQKGREFGTVTGRKRRCGWFDATALRRSIRINGVTGLCITKLDVLDGLPELNICTGYRLDGEVVDLLPIGADQVERCEPIYETLPGWSQSTYGLKHWDELPANAQAYLKRIEALVETPIDVISTGPEREETILRRHPFSV, from the coding sequence ATGGCAAAGAACGTGGTGGTGGTCGGTACCCAGTGGGGCGACGAAGGCAAGGGCAAGATCGTCGATTGGCTGACCGATAACGCCCAAGGGGTGGTGCGTTTTCAAGGCGGACACAACGCCGGCCATACCCTGGTGGTGGGGGACAAGGTCTATAAGCTCAATCTGGTGCCCTCCGGCATTGTCCGGGAAGGGGTGACCTGCTACATCGGCAATGGGGTGGTGCTGGACATCCACCACTTGCTGAAGGAAATCGACGGCTTGGAAGCCGGCGGTATCGAGGTGGCCTCCCGGCTCAAGGTGAGTCCGGGCTGCCCCCTGATCCTACCCTACCACTCTGCCATTGACCGGGCCCGGGAAGCGGCCAAGTGTGCCGACCAGAAAATCGGCACCACGGGCAAGGGCATCGGCCCGGCCTATGAAGACAAGGTGGCCCGGCGTGCCCTGCGGGTGTACGACCTCTTCCACCCGGAACGCTTCGCGGAAAAGCTCAAGGAAGTGCTGGCCTACCACAACTTTATCCTGACCCAGTACCTGGGTGCCGAAGCGGTGGATTACCAACAGGTGTACGACCAGGCCATGGCCGACGCGGAACGCATCCGTCCCATGGTGGCGGATATTTCCGCCGCCCTTTACGCGGTTAACAAAGCCGGTCAGAACCTGCTCTTTGAAGGGGCCCAGGGCACCCTGCTGGACATCGATCACGGCACCTACCCCTTTGTCACCTCCAGCAACTGCGTGGCGGGTCAGGCGGCGGCGGGCAGCGGTATCGGCCCGGGCATGCTCCATTACATCCTGGGTATCACCAAGGCCTATTGCACCCGGGTCGGCGGCGGTCCTTTCCCCTCCGAACTGGAAATCGACGCGGAAGGCTGCCCGGGTTACCAAATGTCCCAAAAGGGCCGGGAATTCGGCACTGTGACCGGGCGCAAGCGCCGTTGTGGCTGGTTTGACGCCACCGCCCTGCGCCGCTCTATCCGCATCAACGGAGTCACCGGCCTGTGCATTACCAAGCTGGACGTGCTGGACGGCCTGCCCGAACTGAACATCTGTACCGGCTACCGGCTGGATGGGGAAGTGGTGGATTTGCTGCCCATCGGCGCGGACCAGGTGGAACGGTGCGAGCCCATCTACGAAACCCTGCCGGGCTGGAGCCAATCCACCTACGGGCTGAAGCACTGGGATGAACTTCCCGCCAATGCCCAGGCCTATCTGAAGCGCATCGAGGCCCTGGTGGAAACCCCCATCGATGTGATTTCCACGGGTCCGGAACGGGAAGAAACCATTCTGCGGCGCCATCCTTTCTCCGTTTGA
- the hflK gene encoding FtsH protease activity modulator HflK, giving the protein MSLNDPQWGNQGNNSQGNNNGRKPDQGPPDLEELWRDFNRRLAGLFGGKGGGKPNNPNNPGSGPDFSPRFLGSSVGLILVLLVLAWLASGFYIVDASQRGVVLRFGKFQEVTEPGLRWRLPYPIESHEVVNLTGVRTVEVGYRGSEKNKVLNESLMLTDDENIINIQFAVQYYLKDPVDYLFNNRHADETVMQAAETAIREVVGKSQMDYVLYEGREQVASHAAKLMQDILDRYKTGIVISKVTMQNAQPPEQVQAAFDDAVKAGQDRERQKNEGQAYANDVIPKARGTAARLTQEAQGYRQRIIATAEGDAARFKQILPEYAKAPQVTRERMYLETMQQVLSNTSKVMVDAKGQGKLLYLPLDKLMQAAGAPNANNGANAAPGTEANARSTTSPAGGNGAAPVGRSDDQHSREGLRSRDRDGR; this is encoded by the coding sequence ATGTCCCTCAATGATCCCCAATGGGGCAATCAAGGCAACAATTCCCAAGGTAACAACAACGGTCGCAAACCCGATCAGGGACCTCCCGATCTGGAAGAATTGTGGCGGGATTTCAATCGCCGTCTGGCCGGTCTGTTTGGCGGCAAGGGCGGTGGCAAGCCCAATAACCCCAATAATCCGGGCTCCGGCCCCGATTTCTCTCCCCGTTTCCTGGGGAGCAGCGTGGGGTTGATTCTGGTGCTTCTGGTTCTGGCCTGGTTGGCCAGCGGCTTTTACATTGTTGACGCCTCCCAACGGGGGGTGGTGCTGCGTTTTGGCAAATTCCAGGAAGTGACCGAGCCGGGCCTGCGCTGGCGCCTGCCCTATCCCATCGAATCCCATGAGGTGGTCAATCTCACCGGGGTGCGTACCGTGGAAGTGGGCTATCGGGGCAGCGAAAAGAACAAGGTGCTGAACGAGTCCCTGATGCTCACCGATGATGAAAACATCATCAACATCCAGTTCGCCGTCCAGTACTACCTGAAAGACCCGGTGGATTACCTGTTCAACAACCGCCATGCGGATGAAACGGTAATGCAGGCGGCGGAAACCGCCATCCGGGAAGTGGTGGGCAAGAGCCAGATGGACTACGTGCTCTATGAAGGGCGGGAACAGGTGGCCTCCCACGCGGCCAAGCTCATGCAGGACATCCTGGACCGTTACAAGACCGGCATTGTCATTTCCAAGGTGACCATGCAGAACGCCCAGCCCCCGGAACAGGTCCAGGCCGCCTTTGACGACGCGGTCAAGGCCGGACAAGACCGGGAACGGCAGAAAAACGAAGGTCAGGCCTACGCCAATGACGTGATCCCCAAGGCCCGGGGCACGGCGGCCCGCCTCACCCAGGAAGCCCAAGGCTATCGCCAGCGCATTATCGCCACCGCGGAAGGGGATGCTGCCCGCTTCAAGCAAATCCTGCCCGAATACGCCAAGGCGCCCCAGGTCACCCGGGAACGGATGTATCTGGAAACCATGCAACAGGTGCTGAGCAACACCTCCAAGGTGATGGTGGATGCCAAGGGCCAGGGCAAGCTCCTTTACCTGCCTCTGGATAAGCTTATGCAGGCGGCGGGTGCCCCCAATGCCAACAACGGGGCCAATGCCGCTCCGGGGACCGAGGCCAATGCCCGCAGTACCACGTCTCCGGCGGGAGGCAATGGGGCAGCCCCCGTCGGGCGGAGCGACGATCAACATTCCCGGGAAGGTCTGCGCTCCCGGGACCGGGACGGACGCTAG
- a CDS encoding MFS transporter, with amino-acid sequence MFLLPRSWLSGLRRRHAGVCAGLITGTDFLASSTVYVSGAYIRGGIGASPEDFLWIITLYAAAGTAAILVLERLSRVLPFRTLIRLGLGLFILGSGVAVCSQSFNQLMAARVLQGLGGGPLMTAARVMLQMSVPAERRGPQLRGFITGIFLSTALAPWAATALVQWQDWRAVFALQGAYGTAMWLLAGFALPKEAHLPRSLGHFDWMSALAFSLGTLILLHTLQDMRYQWLDRGMVLSLLLALGLFAHLAWHLHRHPDPWFNLGRIASRRYLTGVVFYGLYYLVTGALSYLTPLYLEGGEGYDVGTAGQVLTLTGLATALLLPLYFRLVPYLGDRRRVIALGFALVGGTLAWMAHNVTGSTPYQAQIWPFLLKGLFPILVVIQVAGLTFREFKHLDFAHAYALKNVLRQLAIAVGAGLGNLYWQDVSAQARTRLVERINVWNPELGPAPDSQWLARLSQEIDRQAALLSAQQVFYALALVALLGMVAILSQKNLR; translated from the coding sequence GTGTTCCTTCTCCCCCGTTCCTGGCTTTCCGGTCTGCGCCGCCGACACGCGGGGGTATGCGCCGGTCTCATCACCGGCACCGATTTTCTCGCCAGCAGCACGGTCTATGTGTCCGGCGCCTACATCCGGGGCGGCATTGGGGCCTCTCCGGAAGACTTTCTCTGGATCATCACCCTCTACGCCGCTGCGGGCACCGCCGCCATCCTGGTGCTGGAGCGCCTATCCCGGGTGTTGCCCTTCCGCACCCTGATCCGCCTGGGGCTGGGGCTCTTTATTCTCGGTTCCGGGGTAGCGGTCTGCAGCCAGTCCTTCAACCAACTCATGGCGGCCCGGGTACTCCAGGGCCTGGGGGGCGGCCCCCTCATGACCGCCGCCCGGGTCATGCTGCAAATGTCCGTCCCGGCGGAACGGCGTGGCCCCCAGCTGCGGGGCTTTATCACCGGCATTTTCCTATCCACGGCCCTGGCCCCTTGGGCCGCCACCGCCCTGGTCCAGTGGCAGGACTGGCGGGCCGTGTTCGCCCTCCAGGGGGCTTACGGAACCGCCATGTGGCTCCTGGCGGGATTCGCCCTGCCCAAGGAGGCCCACCTGCCCCGCTCCCTGGGCCATTTCGACTGGATGTCCGCCTTGGCCTTCAGCCTGGGCACCCTGATCCTGCTCCACACCCTTCAGGACATGCGTTACCAGTGGCTGGACCGGGGCATGGTCCTCAGCCTGCTGTTAGCCCTGGGCCTTTTCGCCCACCTGGCCTGGCACCTGCACCGCCACCCGGATCCCTGGTTCAACCTGGGGCGCATCGCCAGCCGCCGGTACCTCACCGGGGTGGTGTTTTACGGCCTCTATTACCTGGTCACCGGCGCCCTGAGCTACCTCACTCCCCTCTATCTGGAAGGGGGGGAAGGTTACGACGTGGGCACGGCGGGCCAGGTGCTGACCCTTACCGGCCTGGCCACGGCCCTGCTCCTGCCCCTCTATTTCCGTCTGGTGCCCTATCTGGGGGACCGGCGCCGGGTCATCGCCCTGGGCTTTGCCCTGGTGGGAGGCACCCTGGCCTGGATGGCCCACAACGTCACCGGGAGCACCCCTTACCAGGCCCAGATTTGGCCTTTTTTGCTTAAGGGGCTGTTTCCCATTCTGGTGGTCATCCAGGTGGCCGGGCTCACCTTCCGGGAATTCAAGCACCTGGATTTCGCCCACGCCTATGCCCTGAAAAACGTTCTGCGCCAACTGGCCATTGCCGTGGGGGCGGGACTGGGCAACCTCTACTGGCAGGACGTGAGCGCCCAGGCCCGCACCCGGCTGGTGGAGCGCATCAACGTCTGGAATCCGGAACTGGGCCCGGCCCCCGATTCCCAGTGGCTGGCTCGCCTCTCCCAGGAAATTGACCGTCAGGCCGCCCTCCTCAGCGCCCAGCAGGTGTTTTATGCCCTGGCCCTAGTGGCCCTACTGGGCATGGTGGCCATTTTGTCCCAGAAAAATTTGCGCTAA
- a CDS encoding ATP phosphoribosyltransferase regulatory subunit — protein MNWLLPEYFADALPAEAQQIEGLRRRLLDLYRVHGYELVMPPTLEYLDSLLTGSGQDLSLKTFKLVDQVSGRTLGVHADITPQVARIDAHLLNRQGVVRLCYCDSVLHTRPASISATREPVQIGAEVYGYSGLAADLEAVRLMAASLSAAGLSATRLDLGHMGIFRALAKAAGLPKEGDEELFALLREKDVPGLAAACASLPEPYRSALLALPDLYGDARVLAQAKARLPDLPAVSEALQTLSRLAELLADLPVDFDLSDLRGYHYHTGVVFAAYAPGYASAIAQGGRYDGAGATFGRARPATGFSMDLREVARLAPALPVAGAVLAPIAVEDGALVAKVAALRAAGTVVVELLPGETRVAGPVCDRRLVQTGGEWIIEAIKED, from the coding sequence ATGAACTGGCTGCTTCCCGAATACTTCGCCGACGCCCTGCCCGCCGAAGCTCAACAAATTGAAGGCCTGCGTCGCCGCCTGCTGGACCTGTACCGGGTCCATGGCTATGAACTGGTGATGCCCCCCACCCTGGAATATCTGGATTCCCTGCTCACCGGCTCGGGCCAGGATCTGTCCCTGAAAACCTTCAAGCTGGTGGATCAGGTTTCTGGCCGCACCCTGGGGGTCCATGCGGACATTACGCCCCAGGTGGCCCGGATTGACGCCCATCTGCTCAATCGCCAGGGAGTGGTGCGCCTGTGCTATTGCGACAGCGTGCTGCACACCCGTCCCGCCAGCATTTCTGCCACCCGGGAGCCGGTCCAGATCGGTGCCGAAGTCTATGGTTACAGCGGTTTGGCGGCGGATCTGGAGGCGGTGCGCCTCATGGCTGCTTCCCTAAGCGCCGCCGGGCTTTCCGCCACCCGCCTGGATCTGGGCCATATGGGCATTTTCCGGGCCCTGGCCAAGGCTGCTGGCCTGCCCAAGGAAGGGGATGAGGAACTCTTCGCCCTGCTGCGGGAAAAGGATGTGCCGGGGCTGGCGGCGGCTTGCGCTTCTTTGCCTGAACCCTATCGTTCCGCCCTCCTGGCCCTGCCAGACCTCTACGGGGATGCCCGGGTGTTGGCCCAGGCCAAGGCCCGTCTGCCCGATTTGCCCGCGGTGAGCGAAGCCCTGCAAACCCTGTCCCGGCTGGCCGAACTGCTGGCGGATTTGCCCGTGGATTTTGATCTCTCGGATTTGCGCGGCTACCACTATCATACCGGGGTGGTGTTTGCCGCCTACGCGCCGGGTTACGCCAGTGCCATTGCCCAGGGGGGCCGTTACGACGGCGCTGGGGCGACCTTCGGCCGGGCCCGTCCGGCCACCGGTTTTTCCATGGACTTGCGGGAAGTGGCCCGTCTGGCCCCGGCCCTGCCCGTGGCAGGCGCGGTGCTGGCCCCCATTGCGGTGGAAGATGGGGCCCTGGTGGCCAAGGTGGCGGCTCTGCGCGCCGCCGGTACGGTGGTGGTGGAATTGTTGCCCGGCGAAACCCGGGTGGCGGGACCGGTTTGCGATCGACGCCTGGTACAGACCGGCGGCGAATGGATTATTGAAGCAATCAAAGAGGACTAA